A single window of Sphingobacteriales bacterium DNA harbors:
- the accB gene encoding acetyl-CoA carboxylase biotin carboxyl carrier protein translates to MDIQLIKKLIQLVNDNNVGELKIKEGDFKIEITHKDFVKQQNITATTSVPSSTVVATPTMVESNNTTPKANESVVADNVKTIKSPMIGTFYRSSDPDKEPFVKVGDKIKVGDVLCIIESMKLFNEIKSDVSGKIVKVMADNAQAVEYDQAIFLIE, encoded by the coding sequence ATGGATATTCAATTAATTAAGAAATTGATTCAACTCGTAAATGATAATAATGTTGGCGAATTGAAAATCAAGGAAGGTGATTTTAAAATTGAAATTACCCACAAAGATTTTGTGAAACAACAAAACATAACAGCAACAACATCTGTTCCAAGTAGTACAGTTGTGGCAACACCAACTATGGTTGAAAGTAACAATACTACACCAAAGGCAAACGAAAGTGTTGTAGCTGATAATGTAAAAACAATTAAATCACCCATGATAGGCACATTTTATCGTTCCTCAGATCCAGATAAAGAGCCATTTGTAAAAGTTGGCGATAAAATAAAAGTTGGCGATGTACTTTGCATCATCGAATCGATGAAACTATTTAACGAAATAAAAAGTGATGTAAGTGGAAAAATAGTGAAAGTAATGGCAGACAATGCACAAGCTGTTGAGTACGACCAAGCTATATTCTTAATTGAATAA